From Mesomycoplasma dispar, a single genomic window includes:
- a CDS encoding ABC transporter substrate-binding protein — protein sequence MKRIKKLLILNTFLPISAISLLSCASAIEKNRKEFDFGVSTTTINTLNYVKNNSSHQILNSVVESFVKPGPSASKSYGAKLNLPAISFELYSTNLQSSSGEEIMQNPSSIKEDGSSYQISDFGMTAGSISPSSGGSKSFIGIQNASQSIVSTSIFLNKGASKWANNQPVIAQNFIDYILYVLNINVASPNLVKTLSLNIKNAQQMTSLQQDYVSKFGNPYRNPFGQRRYKKDSKTGKVSLDFEQKLFQSQNQGDENFVQQFAEIAKNFGMYTGQVFEQMTNKEVVELVQANSSLNPDFNYKSKEIFVIKDGQKTTVKLTRNPFLDPSQIFDGPNLVPRYDFLPGDEFGLRIQFEDSGAKKFINLFRQVVMPEILLPINREFVEINAGGIDNFGTDLSKFLTNGPFEISELNLGSQGSMILTKKQSYYSSDKTIPNKIKVFFAEQPELLSSLFLDGYIAKTKIPSTFQSKFWSESKTRQYMQKQTGYGTIGIQINLDNVKKGQSWLQDADLRRAIFYGINRVDLLNLYGLDHSFTQTTWSNFDNILTSRGYPLETFLGDQKYRSEVSAKDGKKIEFPVLAQNFKNHLAKGVWFESVPRKDNVHNLEVFKFFLDRFRKKFPNVRKVVLNFIYKDDNEEKVATGLQDILSRNSDNFIQIDPVRLPDGIYQQRIAKGEFDLTLKNFDFFNIGSAQPHSYIKAFFNTDEISPTDNKFSGLESNPAASLTYWKMWNSLSESEKQQLVERLEISPLFLAKFEDLITRKIKLDEQKNPIFKEVFLDKEQKEKAVDINGKPILVPEFTESLDQYNARIDAFFNGIFTDQEKKDGWTQNKVFDFVVVFEKIIREFVPIIPVMEVDTFWIINRIRAGDSNSFQFAFDVENIKVNFVTPEDGKE from the coding sequence ATGAAAAGAATAAAAAAACTCTTAATTTTAAATACTTTTTTGCCAATTTCAGCAATTTCACTACTTTCTTGTGCTTCAGCGATTGAAAAAAATCGTAAGGAATTTGACTTTGGTGTTTCAACAACAACAATTAACACGCTAAATTATGTAAAAAATAATTCATCACACCAAATTTTGAATTCAGTAGTCGAATCATTTGTAAAACCTGGGCCATCTGCTTCAAAATCTTACGGGGCAAAACTAAATTTACCAGCAATTTCCTTTGAATTATACAGTACAAATTTACAATCATCAAGTGGTGAAGAAATTATGCAAAATCCATCTTCAATCAAAGAGGACGGATCTTCTTACCAAATTAGCGATTTTGGAATGACAGCAGGTTCAATTTCGCCTTCAAGTGGTGGATCAAAATCGTTTATTGGCATTCAAAATGCAAGTCAGTCAATTGTTTCAACATCAATTTTCTTAAACAAAGGCGCATCAAAATGGGCGAATAATCAACCTGTTATTGCTCAGAATTTTATTGATTATATCCTTTATGTTTTAAATATTAATGTTGCCTCACCAAATTTAGTTAAAACTTTATCACTTAATATTAAAAATGCCCAGCAAATGACTTCGCTTCAGCAAGACTATGTTTCGAAATTTGGCAATCCTTATCGAAACCCTTTTGGGCAAAGAAGGTATAAAAAAGATAGTAAAACTGGGAAAGTTAGTCTTGATTTTGAGCAAAAACTTTTCCAATCACAAAATCAAGGCGATGAAAATTTTGTGCAACAATTTGCCGAAATTGCCAAAAATTTTGGAATGTATACTGGACAAGTTTTTGAACAAATGACAAACAAAGAAGTTGTTGAACTTGTCCAGGCAAATTCATCGTTAAATCCAGATTTTAACTATAAATCAAAAGAGATTTTTGTAATTAAAGATGGTCAAAAAACAACTGTTAAATTAACAAGAAACCCTTTTTTAGATCCAAGTCAAATTTTCGATGGTCCAAATTTAGTGCCTAGATACGATTTTCTTCCTGGTGATGAATTTGGTCTTAGAATTCAATTTGAAGACTCGGGTGCAAAAAAATTCATAAATCTATTCCGTCAAGTTGTTATGCCAGAAATTTTACTACCGATTAATCGCGAATTTGTTGAAATTAACGCTGGTGGAATTGATAATTTTGGAACTGATCTTTCAAAATTTTTAACAAATGGTCCGTTTGAAATTTCAGAGTTAAATCTAGGTTCACAAGGTTCGATGATTTTAACTAAAAAACAAAGTTATTATTCTTCGGATAAGACAATTCCGAATAAAATTAAAGTATTTTTTGCCGAACAACCTGAACTTTTATCTTCACTTTTTCTCGATGGTTATATTGCCAAAACAAAAATCCCTTCCACTTTCCAATCTAAATTCTGATCAGAAAGCAAAACGCGACAATATATGCAAAAACAAACTGGATATGGAACTATCGGGATTCAAATTAACCTTGATAATGTCAAAAAAGGTCAATCTTGACTTCAAGATGCCGACCTTCGACGGGCAATTTTCTACGGAATTAACCGTGTTGACCTTCTAAATTTATACGGACTTGATCATTCCTTCACCCAAACTACTTGGTCAAATTTTGATAATATTCTCACATCTCGTGGTTATCCGCTTGAAACTTTTTTAGGAGATCAAAAATATCGTTCAGAAGTTAGCGCCAAAGATGGCAAAAAAATTGAATTTCCAGTTTTAGCACAAAATTTTAAAAACCATTTAGCAAAAGGTGTTTGATTTGAATCGGTACCGCGAAAAGATAATGTCCATAATCTTGAAGTTTTCAAATTTTTCCTTGACCGTTTCCGCAAAAAGTTTCCAAATGTTAGAAAAGTTGTCCTAAATTTCATCTATAAAGATGATAATGAAGAAAAAGTTGCCACTGGTTTACAAGATATTCTTTCACGAAATTCGGATAATTTTATTCAAATCGATCCTGTCAGACTTCCAGATGGAATTTATCAACAACGGATTGCCAAAGGTGAATTTGATCTGACATTGAAAAATTTTGACTTTTTCAACATCGGAAGCGCTCAGCCACATTCGTATATAAAAGCATTTTTTAATACTGATGAAATTTCACCAACAGATAATAAATTTTCTGGACTTGAATCAAATCCAGCCGCCTCGCTTACCTATTGAAAAATGTGGAATTCACTAAGTGAAAGCGAAAAACAACAACTAGTTGAACGGCTTGAAATTTCACCACTGTTTTTAGCAAAATTTGAAGATTTAATTACGCGAAAAATTAAGTTAGATGAACAAAAAAACCCGATTTTTAAAGAAGTTTTTCTTGATAAAGAGCAAAAAGAAAAAGCTGTTGATATAAATGGAAAACCAATTTTAGTTCCTGAATTTACCGAAAGTCTTGATCAATATAATGCCCGAATTGATGCATTTTTCAACGGAATTTTTACGGATCAAGAAAAAAAAGACGGTTGAACGCAAAATAAAGTTTTTGATTTTGTCGTTGTTTTTGAGAAAATTATTCGTGAATTTGTGCCAATTATTCCAGTTATGGA